The Photobacterium sp. TY1-4 DNA window TCCCGTTGCTTGGCTTCGGCCAGCAGTCGCTGCATGTCTGCCATGGTGCCAAACTCAGGTGCAATATCCTGATAATCTGAAATATCGTAACCATTGTCGTCCATCGGTGAGCGGTATACCGGCGAGAGCCACAGGACATTCACCCCCAGGGTTTTCAGGTAGTCCAGTTTGCTGATGATCCCGGGCAAGTCACCCATACCATCCTGGTTTGAGTCACAGAAACTACGGGGATAGATTTGATAAACAACGGCATCATGCCACCATTTCGGCATTGTATTCATCGCGAAAGACTCCGTGAAAGAAAAGGAAAAGCAGATATCTTGAATATCAATATCATAGGATGTTTCAACGCCGGTGAAAAATACCATTCCCTGCCTGTGATATAGAAAAAACCAATATCATGGCGCGATTTACCGATCCAGATCACAAGATTGCCGACACACGGATTTTATTCCAATTCGAGAAATGTGAGACTTATCGCTAATCCCTTTTTCTCTCTTATCCATGTGATGACCCTTGTGATGGACAAGCATTATCAACAGTTTCTCGTTGTTGCCGAATTCGGCAATATCAGCCAGGCGGCCGAGCACCTGGGCCTTAGCCAGCCGACCCTGACCAATACCCTGAAAAAACTGGAGGCTTCATTTGATGTCCCCCTGTTTATCCGAAAATCCAAGGGCGTTGAGCTGACCGAATATGGTTTGAAGTTACAGGAGCAAGCGCTGGATCTGCAGCGTCGTCATCATGCCCTGCTTCATGCCATGGCTGATCTCAAGGCGCGTAAAACCCGCAAACTGAAAATCGGCACCGGAGATGCCTGGTGGGAGCTGTTCGTCAAACGGGCTCTGCAACAATACAGCGCGGCTCACCCGTCCATTTCCGTGCAATTGGAGTTCGGCAACCACCTGAAACTCATGGACCTGTTGGTACACGGCCATATTGATCTGTTTGTTGGCCATGAGATCGTCGGTTTGTCCCGCAAGTGCCCGGTCAGTTTCATCCCCCTGCTGCAAGATGAAGAGGCGCTATTCGTCCACCAGTCTCATCCGCTGCTGGTGAATCAACGCAGCGATACGGGGCTGTATCCGCTGCTCCAGGTAACCCCGGATTCGGACTACTACCGCCAGCTACTGGAAAACCCGCAACCCAAGCAACTGGATTTAGAACGTCAAAAAGCCGCTGATCGAATTGTTTACGCAATTAATAATCTCTCCGCCAGTCTCGACCTGTTGCGCCACACGCGGGCCATCATGCCCTATCCTAAGTGCATGGTGGCGTATTTCGCTCAATCCGACATCGTTCCCCTCCCGCAGCATGTTGCGGGGCAAACCAGTACCGTCGGCCTCTACCAGCTCAACCAGATCCAGGCCGACCATGTCGAAGAGTTCAAACAGCACATTCAGCAGCAGGTGCCGACACCATAGAACACCCAGAAAATCGCGCTGGCATGAAAGCCCACAAAAAACTCAGCAATGACCATAAAAAAGCCTCCGTTTCGGAGGCTTCATGATGAAAGGTGCTTCAGCCGGAATGTAAGATAGCTGATTCCAGTCAGCCGGGTAGATATCGTCAGGCGTGCAGCGATGATGCTTGGCTAGCGATGGCTGCGCTGACGCCCTGCTCCTCCCCCAGATACATTCTGACGTACTGTTCAGCCGATTCGCGCCACTCGAATTTACACGCCATCGCATTTTGTTGCAGGCGTTTAAACTCCTGAGGGCGCTGGCAATACAGCAGCAAACTCCGCTGGAGCTTGATCAGCAAGGCTTCCGGCGTCGGCGCTTCAAAGATAAACCCGGTTGCCACCTGCGGGGTCTGGTCATAATCAATGACGGTATCTTTCAGCCCGCCAACCCCACGCACAATCGGTAAGGTGCCATACGCCAGGCTGTACATCTGGTTCAAACCACAGGGTTCAAACTCCGACGGCATCATAAAGAAATCCGCACCGGCTTCAACACAATGGGCCAAGGCATTATTGTAGGCTTCAATAAAGGCAAACTGCGCCGGATACTGATCGGCGATCGCCCGCAGCGCAGCCGCCAGTGTCGGGTCACCTGTACCAACAATCACCACCTGCACGTCATTGACCAGAAAATCTTCGAGGATCGGCAGCAGGTAGTGGATCCCTTTTTGCTCTGTCAAACGGCAGACCATGCCATAAATAGGGACATCCGCCTCCGGCAAATTGACCTGCTGCTGCAAATCCCGTTTACAGGCTTTCTTGCCGCGGCTCAGGCTCACCTTATTGGCCTTGAAACTTTGCTTGATATAAGGATCCGTTTCCGGATTCCAGTCACTGTAATCGCAACCATTGATGATGCCATACAGATCACCCGCACGCGCGGTAAAGTCGGCGGCCATGCCGTGGGATCCGAGCTCCGTCAGCAGTTCCTGGGCATAATTCGGGCTCACCGCATTCACTTTATCGGCATACGCGACCCCGGCTTTGAGCATGCTGACAT harbors:
- the glgA gene encoding glycogen synthase GlgA, giving the protein MVTRNKSKQTPLKVLFVASEVEGLVKTGGLADVAKALPATLQAMGHDVRVVMPLYQKVAGREQAETVLATELCVTSQPQPVGYQVKTLHLETDGDPVTVLGVDAPYFDRPELYAENNQAYADNGERFTFFSAAALDLCEKLDFQPDVIHCNDWHTGLVPFLLRTRYAQSSFFAQTKSVMTIHNAVFKGIFNYEQYSLIPELIQQRYVQLEMDPAHVSMLKAGVAYADKVNAVSPNYAQELLTELGSHGMAADFTARAGDLYGIINGCDYSDWNPETDPYIKQSFKANKVSLSRGKKACKRDLQQQVNLPEADVPIYGMVCRLTEQKGIHYLLPILEDFLVNDVQVVIVGTGDPTLAAALRAIADQYPAQFAFIEAYNNALAHCVEAGADFFMMPSEFEPCGLNQMYSLAYGTLPIVRGVGGLKDTVIDYDQTPQVATGFIFEAPTPEALLIKLQRSLLLYCQRPQEFKRLQQNAMACKFEWRESAEQYVRMYLGEEQGVSAAIASQASSLHA
- a CDS encoding LysR family transcriptional regulator, whose protein sequence is MDKHYQQFLVVAEFGNISQAAEHLGLSQPTLTNTLKKLEASFDVPLFIRKSKGVELTEYGLKLQEQALDLQRRHHALLHAMADLKARKTRKLKIGTGDAWWELFVKRALQQYSAAHPSISVQLEFGNHLKLMDLLVHGHIDLFVGHEIVGLSRKCPVSFIPLLQDEEALFVHQSHPLLVNQRSDTGLYPLLQVTPDSDYYRQLLENPQPKQLDLERQKAADRIVYAINNLSASLDLLRHTRAIMPYPKCMVAYFAQSDIVPLPQHVAGQTSTVGLYQLNQIQADHVEEFKQHIQQQVPTP